From Nymphalis io chromosome 10, ilAglIoxx1.1, whole genome shotgun sequence, a single genomic window includes:
- the LOC126771420 gene encoding carotenoid isomerooxygenase-like, whose amino-acid sequence MAECTTKLYPNCDSNVWLRSCEVEVTEPVEGLITGEFPSWLQGTLLRNGPGSLNVGSMRFKHLFDSAALLHRFHIHDGHVTYQCRFLQSNTFKKNRAANRIVVTEFGTAAVPDPCHTIFDRIAALFNPGESISDNAMISLYPFGDEIYAFTEGPVIHRIDPVTLETMERKNLTESVALVNHTSHPHVMANGDVYNVGMSVVRGRLRHVVVKFPFTEKGDMFAEAHIVASLKPRLSMNPAYMHTFGVTENYFVILEQPLSVSLVGLVRSQITNQPLSSSLHWYPEQETHVVLLGRESGKEEKRYRTETLFFLHIINCFEEDGNVVVDVCAYKDAKVIDAMYIHAIESMQSNADYAGWFRGRPKRLEMSLVAPPLTRVEPKLLADLGCETPRIHYDLHNGRPYRYFYAISSDVDAENPGSIVKVDTVTGETKSWWDKDCYPSEPVFVPSPQAKEEDEGVVLSALVSSADERAVWLVLLDARELRERARALFRTPSPAPKCLHGWFLPREPGPC is encoded by the exons ATGGCAGAATGCACAACGAAGCTTTATCCAAATTGTGACAGCAATGTCTGGTTGAGATCCTGCGAGGTGGAAGTGACTGAACCTGTTGAAGGTCTAATAACTG GGGAATTCCCGTCGTGGCTGCAAGGCACTCTATTGAGGAATGGGCCCGGATCCCTTAACGTTGGTTCGATGAGGTTTAAGCATCTGTTTGACAGTGCAGCTCTACTGCACAG ATTTCACATTCACGACGGTCACGTGACCTATCAGTGTCGCTTCCTACAATCGAACACGTTTAAGAAAAATCGCGCCGCCAATCGCATCGTGGTCACTGAGTTCGGCACCGCGGCCGTGCCGGATCCTTGTCACACTATATTTGATAG AATTGCTGCACTGTTTAATCCAGGAGAGTCCATATCAGACAACGCGATGATTTCACTTTATCCTTTCGGAGATGAAATATATGCTTTTACGGAAGGACCCGTAATCCATAG GATTGATCCAGTAACACTTGAAACAATGGAAAGGAAAAACCTAACGGAAAGTGTAGCTCTCGTCAACCACACTTCCCACCCTCACGTCATGGCCAATG GTGATGTTTACAATGTTGGTATGTCCGTTGTGCGAGGTCGATTACGACACGTTGTTGTTAAATTTCCCTTCACAGAAAAAG GAGATATGTTCGCTGAGGCGCATATAGTCGCCAGCTTGAAGCCACGGCTATCGATGAATCCGGCATATATGCACACGTTTG GAGTTACGGAGAATTACTTCGTGATACTGGAACAACCGCTCTCGGTGTCCCTCGTCGGTCTGGTACGCAGCCAAATTACCAACCAGCCTCTTTCTTCAAGTCTGCACTGGTATCCGGAACAAGAG ACTCACGTTGTATTATTAGGCAGGGAGAGCGGCAAGGAAGAAAAGCGATATCGAACGGAGACACTGTTTTTCCTCCATATAATAAACTGTTTTGAGGAAGATGGTAACGTTGTGGTCGACGTGTGCGCGTACAAAGACGCTAAAGTTATAGATGCAATGTATATACATGCGATCGAA tcaatGCAAAGTAATGCTGATTACGCTGGATGGTTTCGTGGAAGACCCAAGCGTCTCGAGATGAGCCTCGTCGCCCCTCCGCTGACTAGAGTAGAACCTAAGCTGCTGGCAGATCTAGGTTGTGAAACCCCAAGAATACACTACGATTTGCATAATG GTCGCCCTTATAGATATTTCTACGCTATCAGTTCGGATGTTGATGCAGAAAATCCAGGATCG ATTGTCAAAGTGGATACCGTGACAGGCGAGACGAAGTCGTGGTGGGACAAAGATTGTTACCCCAGTGAGCCCGTCTTTGTCCCTAGTCCTCAGGCTAAg GAGGAAGACGAGGGCGTGGTGCTGAGCGCGCTGGTGTCGAGCGCGGACGAGCGCGCGGTGTGGCTGGTGCTGCTGGACGCGCGCGAGCTGCGGGAGCGGGCGCGCGCACTCTTCCGCACGCCCTCGCCCGCGCCCAAGTGCCTGCACGGCTGGTTCCTGCCGCGCGAGCCTGGCCCGTGCTGA
- the LOC126771432 gene encoding malate dehydrogenase-like, with product MPRATYQNYVMSDVLAQMERECQKFCPVPRFSPRKVSVIGAGSDVGRIVSLFLKQQNIIKILALYDDEPEHKVLGVATDLAHMDTTTEVEAYQGRVYLRNALYDADVVLICGGHYVLPPCCDISDRELFFENMQLVRTVSIACAQFCPQAVVAIQTPPVDCNFALCTHTLQLARTYDKRKVLGVNAINSMRANQLFCSITGSDPSKSHTPVVCGTGRCTRVPVFSAAKAGNFPQTQVDCLTRLVREADDIICKVKCNNEQGHLSLGFSTARFVVNIMKGLFEKPTFIDSALVEQAHPVKCYNMNICATPVTIGKGGVVEYAVPNLNQIEARILEDSKCDLEDMLNLGRCHAIGEEYCLHPDKICPCCVCPPCQTCRPCYESETRRKSK from the exons ATGCCTAGAGCCACCTACCAAAACTACGTGATGTCGGACGTCTTAGCGCAGATGGAACGAGAATGCCAGAAGTTCTGCCCGGTTCCTAGATTTTCACCAAGAAAG GTTTCAGTAATTGGCGCCGGCAGTGACGTAGGACGCATAGTTTCACTTTTTCTCAAACAACAAAATATCATCAAGATTTTAGCTTTATACGACGATGAGCCTGAGCATAAAGTATTGGGTGTGGCCACCGACTTGGCGCACATGGACACAACTACGGAAGTGGAAGCCTACCAAGGAAGAGTGTATTTACGAAATGCTCTTTAT GATGCAGACGTAGTTCTCATCTGTGGCGGTCACTACGTGTTGCCTCCGTGCTGCGATATTAGTGACAGAGAACTGTTCTTCGAGAACATGCAGCTTGTGCGCACGGTCAGTATCGCCTGCGCGCAGTTCTGTCCCCAAGCTGTAGTCGCCATACAGACTCCGCCGGTCGATTGCAACTTCGCCTTATGCACCCAC ACCTTACAATTAGCGCGGACGTACGATAAGCGTAAAGTCCTCGGAGTGAACGCAATCAACTCAATGCGGGCGAACCAGCTGTTCTGCTCCATCACGGGATCCGATCCTTCCAAGTCGCATACTCCTGTCGTCTGCGGCACGGGTCGCTGCACAAGGGTGCCAGTGTTCTCCGCTGCTAAAGCTGGGAATTTTCCTCAG actCAGGTAGATTGCCTCACGAGGTTGGTGCGAGAAGCGGACGACATCATCTGCAAGGTTAAATGCAATAACGAACAAGGACATTTGTCGTTGGGGTTTTCAACAGCCAGATTTGTTGTTAACATAATGAAAG GTTTATTTGAGAAACCGACGTTCATAGACAGTGCGCTCGTCGAACAAGCTCATCCAGTAAAGTGTTACAACATGAATATTTGTGCCACGCCGGTCACTATCGGCAAGGGTGGCGTGGTGGAGTATGCCGTGCCCAATCTTAATCAAATTGAAGCAAGAATATTAGAAGATAGCAA ATGTGATTTGGAAGACATGTTAAACCTTGGTCGATGTCACGCCATTGGTGAGGAGTACTGCCTCCATCCAGATAAAATCTGTCCCTGCTGTGTGTGTCCCCCGTGCCAAACCTGCAGACCCTGCTATGAAAGCGAAACAAGacgaaaaagtaaataa